A part of Fimbriiglobus ruber genomic DNA contains:
- a CDS encoding Spy/CpxP family protein refolding chaperone, giving the protein MRRVTRLLMAVALVAGIGGLTALAQGPGGGRGGFGFGGGPTTLLRTKIVKEDLKVTDEQDTKIQAWAKEFATKTRETMTEKLKDVPMDERFQKMAEITAENNKTAYTELSSILKPEQITRLKQIGVQVAGARAFRDPEVVAALKLTDDQKDKVKDTLAASAKESQELRTEYGLGGGRQGGGKGKGKAAVDADKMKEYQKKNELITKETLTKVAATLTDDQKKTWQTLSGETFDVAKLQTEMAAQGGFGGGGRKKKEEN; this is encoded by the coding sequence ATGCGACGCGTGACACGGTTGTTGATGGCGGTGGCCCTGGTGGCCGGGATCGGCGGCCTGACGGCGCTCGCCCAAGGTCCGGGCGGCGGCCGCGGCGGGTTCGGGTTCGGCGGCGGGCCGACCACCCTGCTCCGGACAAAAATCGTGAAGGAAGACCTCAAGGTCACCGACGAGCAGGACACCAAGATCCAGGCCTGGGCCAAGGAATTCGCGACCAAGACTCGCGAAACGATGACGGAGAAGCTGAAAGACGTGCCGATGGACGAACGGTTCCAGAAGATGGCCGAGATCACCGCCGAAAACAACAAGACGGCGTACACCGAACTCTCGTCCATCCTGAAGCCCGAACAGATCACCCGCCTGAAGCAGATCGGCGTCCAAGTCGCCGGCGCCCGGGCGTTCCGCGACCCGGAAGTCGTCGCGGCCCTCAAGCTGACCGACGACCAGAAGGACAAGGTGAAGGACACGCTCGCCGCGAGCGCCAAGGAGTCGCAAGAACTCCGCACCGAGTACGGCTTGGGTGGCGGCCGGCAGGGCGGCGGTAAGGGTAAGGGCAAGGCCGCGGTCGACGCGGACAAGATGAAGGAATACCAGAAGAAGAACGAACTCATCACCAAGGAAACGTTGACCAAGGTGGCCGCCACGCTGACCGACGACCAGAAGAAGACGTGGCAGACGCTGAGCGGCGAAACCTTCGACGTCGCCAAGCTGCAAACCGAAATGGCCGCCCAGGGCGGCTTCGGTGGCGGCGGCCGCAAGAAGAAAGAAGAGAACTAA
- a CDS encoding serine/threonine protein kinase yields the protein MPDPRSADQWECPSRDELVGFLHDRLPPDFARGIESHLSSCASCDFAVRELRERTRGTEARDRRSDPANRATMADPQPVPVPGLLPLDRRVGQYRLVERIGHGGMGTVYRAEHLRLKKMVAVKLLAADRLADPGAVGRFEREMAVVGRLDHPNIVRATDAGDADGVHFLAMELVDGLDLGAVNRRCRPLAVADACEIARRAALGLQHAHEHGLVHRDVKPQNLMLSRKGEVKVLDLGLALFRAGTPDEDALTATGQLMGTANYMAPEQFDGCHTVDIRADLYSLGCTLYALLAGQPPFGGPEHKSIFGKMTAHKTKPVPRVTAARPDVPPGLVAVLDALLAKDPAARPSVPAEVATALEPFASGADLPALALVALIRGDARDTAEHATVTAANSTPVVSTRTATPGRRRRWAAAVVAGAVAATVGGAVWLSRRPAADLVPEVPAGLLAPRVPVAGDDIKPDVAALEPRISGRWYDLLKTRPTEFHWWDPKGINDWKHDPARGMVRVVYANNTGLLSFGRADSGGFRLQIGFQQPAWTGDFGLFFGGKRSPDGQSVRFQYLRFASFANAGEQQFRLYRGQNEIANLLKPPPLVRPRDWVSSEVTSPDQHEQELTIEVGHAGLQLVKWNEMKCHDLLTVNEKFSADDYTGEYGIYFFKTNFTVVSAKLKPTD from the coding sequence ATGCCAGACCCGAGATCGGCGGATCAATGGGAGTGCCCGAGCCGGGATGAATTGGTCGGCTTTCTCCACGACCGGCTCCCGCCCGATTTCGCCCGGGGCATCGAATCCCACTTGTCGAGTTGCGCCTCGTGCGACTTCGCTGTCCGAGAGCTGCGCGAGAGAACCCGGGGTACCGAAGCCCGGGACCGCCGGTCGGATCCCGCGAACCGGGCGACGATGGCCGACCCGCAACCGGTCCCCGTGCCCGGGCTACTCCCGCTCGACCGGCGGGTCGGCCAGTACCGGCTCGTAGAGCGGATCGGCCACGGCGGTATGGGAACGGTTTACCGGGCCGAACACCTGCGGCTCAAGAAGATGGTGGCGGTCAAGCTCCTGGCGGCCGACCGCCTGGCCGACCCGGGGGCCGTCGGCCGGTTCGAGCGGGAGATGGCCGTCGTCGGCCGCCTCGATCACCCGAACATCGTGCGGGCGACGGACGCCGGGGACGCGGACGGCGTTCACTTCCTGGCGATGGAACTCGTCGACGGCCTCGATCTGGGGGCCGTCAACCGGCGGTGCCGCCCGCTCGCCGTGGCCGACGCCTGCGAAATCGCCCGGCGGGCCGCCCTCGGACTCCAACACGCCCACGAACACGGACTCGTCCACCGGGACGTCAAACCGCAAAACCTGATGCTCTCGCGGAAGGGTGAGGTGAAGGTTCTCGACCTGGGACTGGCCCTGTTCCGCGCGGGCACGCCCGACGAGGACGCCCTGACCGCCACCGGTCAGCTGATGGGGACGGCGAACTACATGGCCCCCGAGCAGTTCGACGGGTGCCACACGGTCGACATCCGGGCCGACCTGTACAGCCTCGGGTGCACGCTGTACGCCCTGCTCGCCGGCCAACCCCCGTTCGGCGGCCCAGAACACAAGTCGATCTTCGGGAAGATGACCGCGCACAAGACGAAGCCCGTCCCGCGGGTCACGGCCGCCCGGCCCGACGTGCCGCCCGGCCTCGTCGCGGTCCTCGACGCCCTCCTCGCGAAAGACCCGGCCGCCCGTCCGTCCGTCCCCGCCGAAGTCGCGACCGCCCTGGAGCCGTTCGCCAGCGGTGCGGACCTCCCCGCGCTCGCCCTCGTGGCGCTTATCCGCGGCGACGCCCGAGACACGGCGGAACACGCGACCGTCACGGCGGCGAACTCCACGCCCGTGGTCTCGACCCGCACGGCCACCCCGGGACGGCGGCGGAGGTGGGCCGCAGCCGTGGTGGCGGGCGCAGTCGCCGCCACGGTCGGGGGGGCGGTGTGGTTGTCCCGGCGACCGGCCGCCGACCTGGTCCCTGAGGTTCCGGCCGGGCTACTCGCCCCCCGTGTGCCCGTCGCGGGCGACGACATCAAGCCGGATGTCGCCGCGCTGGAACCTCGCATCTCGGGCAGGTGGTATGACCTCCTCAAGACCCGGCCGACGGAATTTCACTGGTGGGATCCCAAGGGTATCAACGATTGGAAGCACGATCCCGCGAGAGGTATGGTGCGGGTGGTGTACGCGAACAACACCGGACTATTGAGTTTCGGGCGGGCGGACTCTGGCGGTTTCAGACTCCAGATCGGCTTCCAGCAACCCGCCTGGACCGGGGATTTTGGCTTGTTCTTTGGTGGCAAGCGGAGCCCGGACGGGCAGTCTGTCCGCTTTCAATACCTCAGGTTCGCGTCGTTCGCGAACGCCGGTGAACAACAGTTTCGACTCTACCGCGGTCAAAACGAGATTGCCAATCTCCTCAAACCTCCCCCACTCGTAAGACCCCGCGACTGGGTCTCAAGCGAGGTGACTTCACCAGACCAACACGAGCAAGAATTGACGATCGAGGTGGGTCACGCGGGGCTGCAATTGGTCAAATGGAACGAGATGAAATGTCACGATCTGTTAACGGTTAACGAGAAGTTTTCGGCAGACGACTACACGGGCGAATACGGTATCTATTTTTTTAAGACAAACTTTACGGTCGTGTCCGCCAAACTCAAGCCCACCGACTGA
- a CDS encoding class I SAM-dependent methyltransferase, with protein sequence MPSAPVGLYVVTCPGREHLLAQTLDSIRACDWPTAPVVLTQPADWPVGWESTSRMYQTVLQRAWDDGCWWVLVLEDDVLVCRHLWANVTRWHPVATGQLHWGSLFVPDTIYEPWRRECPELAYRLARPELVHGPHDLWQKHRLWGSQAYLFSRGGVRKLLDKWDTCSGGQDARVLTAVHGEGWPLWYSYPSFVQHNPLQSAFATPPAYAPDFDPDFRLPPHDPDVYRHPEGVPGWLTYREGRELWAAARGRRVLELGRLYGRATVALAQSAAALVSVDIEDPEPAGSWLARFGLAGRADLRRGAFADIVPSLGSFDLVFVDGSHDGPSVRADLALARSVLAPGGTLACHDYPDPFWPDVRREVDAVARERGLVRYRQADYLGVFRAPQ encoded by the coding sequence ATGCCGAGCGCCCCGGTCGGTCTCTACGTCGTCACCTGCCCCGGTCGCGAACACCTTCTCGCCCAGACCCTGGATTCGATCCGGGCCTGCGACTGGCCGACCGCGCCCGTCGTCCTCACGCAGCCGGCGGACTGGCCGGTCGGCTGGGAAAGCACGTCGCGGATGTACCAGACCGTTCTCCAGCGGGCGTGGGACGACGGGTGCTGGTGGGTGCTGGTCCTCGAAGACGACGTTTTGGTCTGCCGCCATTTGTGGGCGAACGTCACCCGCTGGCACCCGGTGGCCACCGGGCAGCTGCACTGGGGGAGCCTGTTCGTCCCGGACACGATCTACGAGCCGTGGCGGCGGGAGTGCCCGGAGTTGGCGTACCGGCTGGCCCGCCCGGAGTTGGTCCACGGCCCGCACGACCTCTGGCAAAAGCACCGGCTCTGGGGTTCCCAGGCATACCTGTTCAGCCGCGGTGGGGTGCGGAAACTCCTCGACAAATGGGACACGTGTTCCGGCGGGCAGGACGCCCGGGTGCTGACGGCCGTTCACGGCGAAGGGTGGCCGCTCTGGTACTCGTACCCGTCGTTCGTGCAACACAACCCCTTGCAGAGCGCGTTCGCCACGCCGCCGGCCTACGCCCCGGACTTCGACCCCGACTTCCGCCTCCCGCCCCACGACCCCGACGTCTACCGTCACCCGGAGGGGGTGCCGGGGTGGCTGACGTACCGGGAAGGGCGGGAATTGTGGGCGGCGGCCCGCGGCCGGCGGGTACTCGAACTGGGCCGCCTGTACGGCCGCGCGACGGTCGCGCTGGCCCAGTCGGCCGCGGCACTCGTCTCGGTCGACATCGAAGACCCCGAACCGGCGGGCAGCTGGCTCGCGCGGTTCGGCCTGGCCGGTCGGGCGGACCTCCGCCGCGGCGCGTTCGCCGACATTGTGCCCTCCCTCGGGTCGTTTGATCTGGTGTTCGTGGACGGCTCGCACGACGGGCCGTCCGTCCGGGCGGACCTGGCCCTGGCGCGATCTGTTCTGGCCCCCGGCGGAACGCTCGCCTGTCACGACTACCCCGACCCGTTCTGGCCGGACGTCCGCCGGGAAGTCGACGCGGTCGCCCGCGAGCGCGGGCTGGTCCGGTACCGGCAGGCGGACTACCTGGGCGTTTTTCGGGCGCCCCAATGA
- a CDS encoding AAA family ATPase: MIFQSIELINFRCFASLAVPLDPQLNVFVGGNGAGKTALLDGLALALAPVLTRLPFDKKPKVPFIVSSDIHLTGEDHSAPFTHVAAGGRVERAAPLTWGRTHFRDKSPGTKNQAPQGRKDLKELHQYLDRVTDAHNANASYTLPVFAYYGTNRAVNVPHYRLRRQVTPKHFRRLAGLENALQTTTDFRQALGWFDFFEQRELREQRDKVIEGRLPALECVRRAITSMIPDVRNPRIDGTTGRFAVDRNDPGGTNIRLHLDQLSDGYQVMLGVVMDFALRLALANPPEKTNDDPLLSEAILVIDEVDLHLHPSWQQRVIPDLRRTFPNTQLVLTTHSPQVTTTVPSENLRILSRSQLFAAPGGTDGAEAQRLLEDVFGVKPRPDVSTAKDLDEYLRLVDTRQWDSDKARSLRARLDDWSRGAEPRLIEADLQIENQKWEAGQ; this comes from the coding sequence ATGATTTTTCAGAGCATAGAATTAATAAATTTCCGTTGCTTCGCTTCGCTGGCCGTGCCGCTGGACCCGCAATTGAACGTATTCGTCGGCGGCAACGGCGCGGGGAAGACCGCACTTCTCGACGGTCTCGCACTGGCACTGGCCCCCGTTTTGACCCGGCTCCCGTTCGACAAGAAACCCAAAGTCCCATTCATCGTTTCTTCTGACATCCACCTGACCGGTGAAGACCACTCGGCCCCTTTTACCCACGTCGCGGCCGGCGGTCGGGTCGAACGGGCTGCCCCCCTAACTTGGGGCCGGACTCACTTCCGGGACAAATCGCCCGGGACAAAGAATCAAGCACCACAAGGCCGGAAAGACCTGAAAGAACTGCACCAGTATCTGGACCGGGTTACGGACGCCCACAACGCCAACGCGTCGTACACCCTTCCAGTTTTCGCATATTACGGCACGAACCGGGCAGTAAATGTCCCGCACTATCGGTTACGACGACAGGTCACCCCGAAGCATTTCCGACGGCTCGCGGGGCTCGAAAACGCCCTCCAAACCACCACCGACTTCCGTCAAGCCCTCGGCTGGTTTGATTTCTTTGAACAACGCGAGTTGCGCGAACAGCGCGACAAGGTTATTGAAGGTCGCTTACCCGCGCTGGAATGTGTACGGCGCGCGATCACTTCCATGATCCCGGATGTCCGCAACCCGAGGATCGACGGCACCACCGGACGGTTCGCCGTCGATCGCAACGACCCCGGCGGTACGAACATCCGATTGCACCTCGATCAACTCTCCGACGGGTATCAGGTGATGCTCGGGGTCGTCATGGATTTCGCCTTGCGCCTGGCACTCGCGAACCCGCCCGAGAAAACGAACGACGACCCGCTGCTGAGCGAGGCGATCCTGGTCATCGACGAGGTCGACCTCCACTTACACCCGTCGTGGCAACAGCGGGTCATTCCCGACCTGCGGCGGACGTTCCCCAACACGCAACTCGTCCTGACTACACACAGCCCGCAGGTAACGACGACTGTCCCCAGCGAGAACCTAAGAATATTGTCCCGGTCCCAACTATTCGCCGCCCCGGGCGGGACGGACGGTGCCGAAGCCCAACGACTCCTTGAAGACGTGTTCGGCGTCAAGCCGCGGCCCGACGTGTCCACCGCGAAGGATCTCGACGAGTACCTCCGGCTGGTCGACACCCGCCAGTGGGATTCGGACAAAGCGCGGTCGTTACGGGCACGATTGGACGACTGGAGCCGAGGGGCGGAACCGCGTCTCATCGAAGCGGACCTTCAAATCGAAAACCAGAAGTGGGAGGCCGGGCAGTGA
- a CDS encoding retron system putative HNH endonuclease has protein sequence MRRPPEPESLSAYRTARPNGTWEQMRNDPHDGGQQAYLDVKESLVKGQRCLCAYCEMRVEAGTGAAEIRAAKNLQRVEHFHPKSDTIGATNWALHWPNLWAVCLGGSQKPADGIPHDSRNYLPPLPENLRCDSHKDYQIQNGRLDINPEGWILAPDQVPAFPRLFQYAPDGAPEPDRNACSGHPVPGNRHPDTVTLVDKTIEHLNLGCERLKRNRRVAKAQLEKEIANLRQKHVGADPRALLLDRARKWFPSDQAVPWSEFFTLVRWRLGEPAEERLREMGFTG, from the coding sequence ATGCGACGACCGCCCGAGCCGGAATCGCTGAGCGCGTACAGAACCGCCAGACCCAACGGCACCTGGGAGCAAATGCGTAACGACCCGCATGACGGGGGCCAACAAGCTTATCTCGACGTAAAAGAATCGCTCGTAAAAGGGCAGCGGTGCCTGTGTGCTTACTGTGAAATGCGGGTCGAGGCAGGAACTGGTGCCGCCGAAATTCGGGCGGCGAAAAATCTCCAACGGGTCGAGCATTTTCACCCCAAAAGCGATACCATCGGAGCCACCAATTGGGCCCTCCATTGGCCGAACCTCTGGGCGGTTTGCCTCGGCGGCTCCCAAAAGCCGGCCGATGGAATACCTCACGATTCCCGGAATTATTTACCTCCGTTGCCCGAGAACCTCAGATGCGACAGTCATAAGGACTATCAGATTCAGAACGGGCGACTCGACATTAATCCCGAGGGATGGATTCTCGCGCCGGACCAGGTGCCAGCATTTCCGAGGCTGTTCCAGTACGCCCCGGACGGCGCGCCCGAGCCGGACCGCAATGCGTGTTCCGGCCATCCGGTACCCGGTAATCGCCACCCCGACACGGTAACCCTCGTCGACAAAACCATTGAACACCTCAACCTCGGGTGTGAGCGTCTCAAACGGAACAGGCGTGTCGCCAAAGCGCAACTTGAAAAGGAGATCGCCAACCTTCGGCAGAAACACGTCGGAGCCGACCCACGGGCACTCCTTCTCGACCGAGCCAGGAAGTGGTTTCCGAGCGATCAGGCCGTCCCGTGGTCAGAGTTCTTTACCCTCGTGCGGTGGCGATTGGGTGAACCGGCCGAAGAACGGCTGCGCGAAATGGGGTTTACCGGTTGA
- a CDS encoding PVC-type heme-binding CxxCH protein: MIRRASAALLLLLTAALAPAADPKAADPRLVVEPFAAAPDIVHPIAMDFDAKGRLLVIESHTHFRPANYAGPKHDRIRVLEDTDGDGKADKFTTFYEGTDATMDIAVHPDGSVYLATRNEIIRLRDRTGKGMADERISIVGLETKGNYPHNGLSGLSFDSRGNVFFGMGENLGADYALVGSDSKKLTGGGEGGSIFTCDPLGKGLRRVATGFWNPFGSCRDIYGRLFVVDNDPDASPPCKLVQVVEGGDYGFQFRYGRAGRHPFQAWNGELPGTLPFVAGTGESPCEVVSYESDGLPAEYLGSLLVPAWADHRVERYVPRPRGAGFVAERMPFVQGGSEFRPSGLTVAPDGSLFVSDWVSRSYELHGKGAVWHIRWKNAPPPERPTNPKVAILSSHAPLRAASARTLAKDAPDFLRPLLQSSDPRLQSAVATALVDAGSERFDAIGFARRGATPGLRAMAVRALTAQGADVSAYESDKNGGEVVAAAIVGLKGDAALPRLLSRLADPDPYLSQAAIHRLSQLPELLAQVKYRALTDPKQRVGILLAYRASSQKNDTAVIPDFLADPDPDVRFMAVKWVSDEKLTEFRPQIVEALKNPALDPRAFVGLTTALARLDNKPVNEDGLAGYFVERLADPAAPASTRILALRGIPAGNAKLRLDLLTGMLKNDDPAVRIEALRALKDRGDAKAIPAVLAIVTDAKQPAAVRVEALVALGDAAQANADFLTQLATGDADPALRREALRALVRVKLTDAQQSQLTTATKDRPDCTELVARIAGKPFTARRPSVTNTDAWLKFLDGPADPAAGRRVFENTKLAGCYRCHKVEGRGANVGPDLSLIGRTERRWIVESILQPSSVVAPHYQAWKIDTADGQSRTGLLVGTYLDVSEYVDEKGSKFKVAAGDVLQTTAARTSIMPDRLLDTLTDQEARDLVAYLAGRK; the protein is encoded by the coding sequence GTGATCCGCCGTGCGTCCGCCGCCCTCTTGCTGCTTCTCACCGCCGCCCTGGCCCCGGCGGCCGACCCGAAGGCAGCCGACCCGCGGCTGGTGGTCGAGCCGTTCGCCGCCGCCCCGGACATCGTCCACCCGATCGCGATGGACTTCGACGCCAAGGGCCGGCTGCTCGTGATCGAGAGCCACACGCACTTCCGGCCCGCGAACTACGCCGGCCCCAAGCACGACCGGATTCGCGTCCTCGAAGACACGGACGGCGACGGCAAGGCCGACAAGTTCACCACCTTCTACGAGGGCACCGACGCCACGATGGACATCGCCGTCCACCCCGACGGGTCGGTGTACTTGGCGACGCGGAACGAGATCATTCGCCTACGCGACAGGACGGGCAAGGGGATGGCCGACGAGCGGATCAGTATTGTGGGCCTCGAAACCAAGGGAAATTACCCGCACAACGGGCTGAGCGGCCTGTCGTTCGACTCGCGCGGGAACGTGTTCTTCGGAATGGGCGAGAACCTCGGGGCTGATTACGCGCTCGTCGGCTCGGACAGCAAGAAGCTCACGGGCGGTGGGGAAGGCGGGAGCATCTTCACCTGCGATCCACTGGGGAAAGGGCTCCGCCGCGTGGCGACCGGATTCTGGAATCCGTTCGGCTCGTGTCGGGATATTTACGGACGATTGTTCGTCGTTGATAACGACCCGGACGCCTCGCCGCCGTGCAAACTGGTACAAGTCGTCGAGGGCGGGGATTACGGATTTCAATTCCGCTACGGTCGGGCCGGTCGGCACCCGTTTCAGGCGTGGAACGGGGAATTGCCGGGCACGCTGCCGTTCGTCGCCGGGACGGGCGAGTCGCCGTGCGAGGTGGTGAGCTACGAGTCGGACGGCCTGCCGGCCGAGTACCTGGGCAGTCTGCTCGTACCCGCGTGGGCCGATCACCGCGTCGAGCGGTACGTCCCCCGTCCGCGGGGGGCCGGGTTCGTGGCCGAACGCATGCCGTTCGTTCAAGGCGGAAGCGAGTTTCGGCCGTCCGGCCTTACGGTCGCCCCGGACGGGTCGCTGTTCGTCAGCGACTGGGTTTCGCGGAGCTACGAACTGCACGGCAAGGGGGCAGTTTGGCATATCCGATGGAAGAATGCCCCGCCCCCGGAGCGGCCGACCAACCCGAAGGTCGCAATTCTCAGCAGCCATGCCCCGCTCCGCGCCGCCTCCGCCCGAACTCTGGCGAAAGACGCACCGGATTTTCTCCGACCTCTTCTCCAGAGCAGTGACCCCCGTCTCCAGTCCGCGGTCGCCACGGCACTTGTGGATGCGGGGAGCGAGAGATTCGACGCCATCGGATTCGCTCGAAGGGGCGCGACGCCAGGACTTCGCGCAATGGCAGTACGAGCGTTAACCGCACAGGGGGCAGACGTGTCCGCCTATGAATCTGACAAGAACGGCGGTGAAGTGGTAGCAGCGGCGATCGTGGGACTCAAAGGAGACGCCGCTCTGCCTCGACTATTAAGCCGCCTCGCCGACCCCGATCCGTATCTTTCCCAGGCAGCCATTCACCGGCTGAGCCAGCTGCCCGAGTTGCTGGCCCAGGTCAAATACCGTGCCCTGACCGACCCCAAACAGCGCGTCGGCATCCTGCTCGCGTACCGTGCGTCCAGTCAAAAGAACGATACCGCCGTCATCCCGGACTTCCTAGCTGACCCCGACCCAGACGTGCGGTTCATGGCGGTGAAGTGGGTGTCGGACGAGAAGCTCACCGAATTCCGCCCGCAGATCGTGGAAGCCCTCAAGAACCCGGCTCTCGACCCGCGGGCGTTCGTGGGACTGACCACCGCCCTCGCCCGACTCGACAACAAGCCGGTGAACGAGGACGGCCTGGCCGGCTACTTCGTCGAGCGTCTGGCAGACCCGGCCGCGCCCGCGTCGACCCGCATCCTGGCTCTCCGAGGCATCCCCGCCGGGAACGCGAAACTGCGACTCGACCTCCTGACCGGTATGCTCAAGAACGACGACCCGGCGGTGCGGATCGAAGCCCTGCGGGCACTGAAAGACCGTGGCGACGCGAAGGCGATCCCGGCCGTCCTTGCCATCGTTACCGACGCGAAGCAACCGGCCGCCGTCCGCGTGGAAGCCCTTGTCGCGCTCGGCGACGCGGCCCAGGCTAACGCGGATTTCCTGACGCAACTGGCGACCGGCGACGCCGACCCGGCACTTCGCCGCGAAGCGTTACGGGCGCTCGTGCGCGTCAAGCTCACCGACGCCCAGCAGTCGCAGCTCACAACCGCGACCAAGGACCGGCCCGATTGCACGGAACTGGTCGCCCGCATTGCGGGCAAGCCGTTCACCGCCCGCCGACCGTCAGTGACCAACACCGACGCCTGGCTGAAGTTCCTCGACGGCCCGGCCGACCCGGCCGCCGGCCGCCGGGTGTTCGAGAACACCAAGCTGGCCGGGTGCTACCGCTGCCACAAGGTCGAAGGGCGGGGTGCAAACGTCGGCCCGGACCTGAGCCTGATCGGGCGGACCGAGCGGCGGTGGATCGTCGAATCGATCCTCCAGCCGAGTAGCGTGGTCGCCCCGCACTACCAGGCCTGGAAGATCGACACCGCCGACGGCCAGTCGCGAACCGGCCTGCTCGTGGGCACGTACCTGGACGTGTCCGAGTACGTGGACGAGAAGGGGAGCAAATTCAAGGTCGCCGCTGGGGATGTCCTCCAGACCACGGCCGCCCGCACGTCGATCATGCCCGACCGCCTGCTCGACACGCTGACCGATCAGGAGGCACGCGATTTGGTCGCGTATCTGGCGGGCCGGAAGTAA
- a CDS encoding Gfo/Idh/MocA family protein: MPTNAPLDRKLRMGLIGGGQGSFIGRVHATAAVLDNRAALVAGALSSDPAKAKASAPDYDIPADRAYTSYQEMAAAEAKRADKVDFVSVATPNHTHFEIAKTFAEAGFNVVCDKPLTFDLAQAEELLKVVEKTGVVFAVTHNYTGYPLVRQAREMIQAGELGEINAIRSNYIQGWLRTRLESSDQKQAKWRTDPKQSGAAGCFGDIGTHAYNLGRYMTGLLPTELSCSLKVFEEGRALDDYGTALIRYENGALGSVTASQISHGRENDLFIEIDGTKAALEWHQEEPNKLIVRKNGDPHKIYTRAGGPYIGTLSGSSSRLPSGHPEAFFEAFANVYTATYDAIVKRAGGQKVESVNTVYPNVYDGVEGMLFITKCVESSKANGGWLPFRHPKSRK; encoded by the coding sequence GTGCCCACGAACGCGCCTCTCGACCGCAAACTCCGCATGGGCCTGATCGGCGGGGGCCAAGGTTCCTTCATCGGCCGCGTCCACGCCACCGCCGCCGTCCTCGATAACCGGGCCGCCCTCGTCGCCGGGGCGCTGTCGTCCGACCCGGCCAAGGCCAAGGCGTCCGCCCCGGACTACGACATCCCGGCCGACCGCGCGTACACCAGCTACCAGGAAATGGCCGCCGCCGAGGCCAAGCGGGCGGACAAGGTCGACTTCGTCTCGGTCGCGACGCCGAACCACACTCACTTCGAGATCGCCAAGACGTTCGCCGAAGCCGGGTTCAACGTCGTCTGTGACAAGCCGCTCACGTTCGACCTCGCCCAGGCCGAAGAACTCCTCAAGGTCGTCGAGAAGACCGGCGTGGTGTTCGCGGTCACGCACAACTACACCGGCTACCCGCTCGTCCGCCAGGCCCGGGAGATGATCCAGGCCGGCGAACTCGGCGAGATCAACGCCATCCGGTCGAACTACATCCAGGGCTGGCTGCGGACCCGGCTCGAATCGTCCGACCAGAAGCAGGCCAAGTGGCGGACCGACCCCAAGCAGTCCGGGGCGGCCGGCTGCTTCGGCGACATCGGCACGCACGCGTACAACCTCGGCCGGTACATGACCGGGCTCCTGCCGACCGAGCTGTCGTGCAGCCTTAAGGTGTTCGAGGAAGGCCGCGCCCTCGACGACTACGGGACGGCCCTGATCCGGTACGAGAACGGCGCCCTGGGCAGCGTCACCGCGTCGCAGATCAGCCACGGGCGGGAGAACGACCTGTTCATCGAGATCGACGGGACGAAGGCTGCCCTGGAGTGGCACCAGGAGGAGCCGAACAAGCTGATCGTCCGCAAGAACGGCGACCCGCACAAGATCTACACCCGGGCCGGCGGGCCGTACATCGGGACGCTATCGGGTTCGTCGAGCCGCCTGCCGAGCGGCCACCCGGAGGCGTTCTTCGAGGCCTTCGCGAACGTCTACACGGCCACTTACGACGCGATCGTGAAGCGGGCCGGCGGCCAGAAGGTCGAGTCGGTGAACACCGTCTACCCAAACGTGTACGACGGCGTCGAAGGGATGCTGTTCATCACCAAATGCGTGGAGAGCAGCAAAGCCAACGGCGGCTGGCTCCCGTTCCGCCACCCGAAGAGCCGGAAGTAA